Proteins encoded within one genomic window of Oryza glaberrima chromosome 12, OglaRS2, whole genome shotgun sequence:
- the LOC127757950 gene encoding myosin-binding protein 7-like, with product MADSGEPPPPLCPLCGHPAASYTSSSSSSPSPSQPTARPPLKRKAPPEAPPAVVRVEIGDEAAALREALARQHGALAGLQAELDAERGAAAGAASEAMTMILRLQREKAEAMMEARQFRRYAEEKMSHDAAELAALEDLLAKRDAALRALQSSSSSRGGGGGRGVGGGSGRATPSFPGSSPHHYPSTPTPASAAAAANYPPLRCFIDHPPTASEADALDAQTPREHLTRLAHRVHMLERGVHPTATTTTTTPIIRVAPGSAFPRPTRAYSDADSLEFCDGEYFPDDVDCGASDRVYTVDAIHGRPLAVPEGSCTPGGSSCCGGGGVPWAEDEEMRRLSARLQALEADRETMRQAIVSMGAEKAQVVLLKEIAQQLCKEATPPLPPSAVTVGHHLYKGAAAPPAVTVKMRPPRPPVVMHRRVIDAPPAAKTSYIGAVAKWFTSIVSRYKKTPRTKYPIGQCGNNVGLLLLLDKAPRPGHGHQKMPKKI from the exons atggccgactCCGGcgagccccctccccctctctgcCCCCTCTGCggccaccccgccgcctcctacacctcctcctcgtcatcctcgccctcgccgtcccagccgacggcgaggccgccgctgaAGAGGAAGGCGCCCCCCGAGGCGCCGCCCGCAGTGGTGCGGGTGGAGATCGGCGACGAGGCCGCGGCGCTGCGCGAGGCCCTGGCGCGGCAGCACGGCGCGCTCGCGGGCCTCCAGGCGGAGCTCGACGcggagcgcggcgcggccgctGGCGCCGCCAGCGAGGCCATGACCATGATCCTCAGGCTGCAGCGGGAGAAGGCCGAGGCGATGATGGAGGCGAGGCAGTTCAGGCGGTACGCCGAGGAGAAGATGTCGCAcgacgccgccgagctcgccgcgctcGAGGACCTCCTCGCCAAGCGcgacgccgccctccgcgcgctccagtcgtcgtcctcctcccgcggcggcggcggtggccgcggcgtcggcggcggcagcggccgcgccACCCCGTCGTTCCCGGGCTCCTCGCCGCACCACTACCCgtccacgccgacgccggcctccgccgcggcggccgcgaaCTACCCGCCGCTGCGGTGCTTCATCGACCACCCGCCGACGGCGTCCGAGGCGGACGCGCTCGACGCGCAGACCCCGCGCGAGCACCTCACCCGCCTCGCCCACCGCGTCCACATGCTCGAGCGGGGCGTCCACCcgacggcgaccaccaccaccaccaccccgatCATCCGCGTCGCGCCTGGCTCCGCCTTCCCGCGCCCCACGCGCGCCTACTCCGACGCCGACAGCCTCGAATTCTGCGACGGCGAGTACTTCCCCGACGACGTCGACTGCGGCGCCAGCGACCGCGTCTACACCGTCGACGCCATCCACGGCCGCCCACTGGCCGTCCCCGAGGGCTCGTGCACGCCGGGCGGGAGCTcatgctgcggcggcggcggcgtgccgtgGGCGGAGGACGAGGAGATGCGCCGCCTCAGCGCGCGCCTCCAGGCGCTGGAGGCCGACAGGGAGACCATGCGCCAGGCCATCGTCTCCATGGGCGCCGAGAAGGCGCAGGTCGTGCTGCTCAAGGAGATCGCGCAGCAGCTCTGCAAGgaggccacgccgccgctgccgccgtctgCGGTGACCGTCGGCCACCACCTCTAcaagggcgccgccgcgccgccggccgtcacCGTCAAGATgcggccgccgaggccgccggtGGTGATGCACAGGAGGGTGATCGACGCGCCGCCGGCTGCGAAGACGTCCTACATTGGTGCTGTGGCCAAG TGGTTCACATCGATCGTTTCACGGTATAAGAAAACACCCCGCACCAA GTACCCAATTGGTCAGTGTGGCAACAACGtcggcttgctgctgctgctcgacaAGGCTCCCAGGCCAGGGCACGGCCACCAGAAGATGCCCAAGAAAATTTAG
- the LOC127756749 gene encoding uncharacterized protein LOC127756749, which translates to MKIEKTNAGFLTNFEVLDFLRSRGAKTDPMGCLGAVAASECKVYEYLLKTPACNQTRESINEFVTRCESFKLTNADKLNVINWRPSSAADAYAMIEECGKRFSKDERGEACNEDERVEEFLELVKEAFPPPPPKPEAMI; encoded by the exons ATGAAGAT AGAGAAAACAAATGCAGGATTTCTAACAAACTTTGAAGTGCTTGACTTCTTACGATCTAGAGGTGCTAAAACCGATCCCATGGGATGTTTgggtgctgttgctgcatcagaGTGTAAG GTATATGAGTACCTTCTAAAAACTCCTGCTTGCAACCAGACAAGGGAATCAATTAACGAATTTGTGACAAGATGTGAGAGCTTCAAGCTTACAAATGCTGACAAGCTAAATGTAATCAATTGGAGACCATCCTCGGCTGCTGATGCCTATGCG ATGATAGAAGAGTGCGGTAAACGATTTTCGAAGGATGAGCGGGGAGAAGCATGCAATGAAGATGAACGAGTTGAGGAATTCTTGGAGCTAGTGAAGGAGGCttttccaccaccacctccaaaGCCAGAGGCAATGATATAG
- the LOC127756571 gene encoding uncharacterized protein LOC127756571 produces MRAPPARVGDCCPATEMDEVPGNQEDPRLGAYADKITDAMFADHVELGSHYAGDSSSEAGWAPMIARMQSQSQLGSNQLGVSFENGSLPDDLSSLASAFKNMSLGFRDFTVGTPANPVSVAPLGGHYPASHVISSGESTMNSFHQQEFAQDGFRPSSLNPNVAEYMKPKYGVHNVQMCTGLHGSDYVSGDPYNLPSSASPLQKQYFIDGQFRANAPYQQTGLNFMRQDFDADSHYLFQSQYAYQQMPQVAGSDVHWVRSNQHGVHSSSIPAASPYLRTPMVGQQAHSSADTYWNGAAISHGNNQLNSTFVNNCSCIIYPDCSREICEYCQMKQAEKLKHRYMFRRSSKGFLQPQIFDKVNIKCFPGKTMVKSDDINSARNIQSVFEPNGRIEMNQRINQHGHNQHLNIQGNDFLLFDRLNSQALSPVESEYGLAMKIPQMSYSSVDEVVGKIHLLAKDQNGCRFLQRIFTEGTSENVKKVFDGIIEHIGELVVDPFGNYLVQKLLEECNHDQKMHIVYEITKRPGQLIKFSCDMHGTRVVQKVIETINSPDEVSMVVCALSSGAITLMMDANGCHVALRCLQKFSHEHKAFLLNVAMEYYFELAQDRQGCCIIQKCILHANKEQKNQLLYNITSRALELSEHQYGNYVVQYILDLHISWATDEILDKLEGHFGSLSMQKSSSNVVEKCLKEASWPKRVKIIHELINDPKLLHILIDPYGNYVIQTALKECEDAAVRAVLIGAIRPHVAALRNNMFGKRILSKTYLKNRKH; encoded by the exons ATGCGCGCGCCCCCTGCGAGGGTTGGAG ATTGTTGTCCTGCTACTGAGATGGATGAAGTGCCGGGTAATCAAGAAGATCCCAGACTTGGGGCCTATGCCGACAAGATCACTGATGCGATGTTTGCGGACCATGTGGAGTTGGGGTCTCATTATGCAGGTGATTCTTCTTCAGAGGCAGGATGGGCTCCAATGATCGCGAGAATGCAGTCGCAGTCGCAGCTGGGGAGTAACCAGCTTGGTGTCTCCTTTGAGAATGGCAGTTTGCCAGATGACCTGTCGTCGTTGGCATCGGCATTCAAGAACATGAGCTTGGGATTCAGGGATTTTACTGTTGGCACTCCTGCTAATCCTGTCAGTGTTGCACCCCTAGGTGGACATTATCCTGCAAGTCATGTGATTTCATCTGGTGAGAGCACAATGAACTCATTTCATCAGCAGGAGTTTGCTCAAGATGGTTTCAGGCCTTCATCTCTGAATCCCAATGTTGCTGAATACATGAAGCCGAAGTACGGTGTACACAATGTTCAGATGTGCACCGGGCTGCATGGCTCGGATTATGTTTCTGGGGACCCGTATAATCTACCATCATCAGCTTCACCTTTACAGAAACAGTATTTTATTGATGGGCAATTCCGGGCTAATGCACCATATCAGCAGACTGGCTTGAATTTCATGAGGCAAGATTTTGATGCTGACAGTCATTATCTTTTTCAATCCCAGTATGCTTATCAGCAAATGCCACAGGTCGCTGGATCTGATGTTCATTGGGTTAGAAGCAACCAACATGGTGTTCACTCCTCTTCTATCCCTGCAGCTTCACCTTATCTCAGGACACCAATGGTTGGTCAGCAAGCACATAGCAGTGCTGATACTTACTGGAATGGTGCTGCTATTTCACATGGAAACAACCAGCTGAATTCCACATTTGTGAACAATTGCTCATGTATAATTTACCCTGATTGTTCACGCGAAATCTGCGAATATTGCCAGATGAAGCAAGCAGAAAAGTTGAAGCATCGTTATATGTTCAGGCGTTCATCCAAAGGTTTCCTGCAGCCTCAGATTTTTGATAAGGTCAACATTAAATGTTTTCCTGGAAAGACGATGGTGAAGTCTGATGATATAAATTCAGCGAGAAATATTCAGTCTGTCTTTGAACCTAATGGCCGCATTGAAATGAATCAGAGAATTAACCAGCATGGACACAATCAACATCTTAATATTCAGGGCAACGATTTCTTGCTTTTTGACAGGCTAAACTCCCAGGCTCTGTCACCTGTGGAATCTGAATATGGTTTGGCCATGAAAATTCCTCAAATGAGTTATAGTTCAGTAGATGAAGTTGTTGGGAAAATTCATCTCTTGGCAAAGGATCAGAATGGCTGCCGCTTCCTACAGAGGATATTTACAGAAGGTACTTCGGAGAATGTTAAAAAGGTCTTTGATGGAATCATTGAACATATTGGTGAACTTGTGGTCGATCCATTTGGAAACTACTTGGTACAAAAGCTACTTGAAGAGTGCAACCATGATCAGAAGATGCATATAGTCTATGAAATAACCAAAAGACCAGGGCAGCTTATTAAATTTTCATGCGACATGCATGG GACACGTGTAGTGCAAAAGGTGATCGAAACAATAAACTCCCCAGATGAAGTTTCCATGGTTGTATGTGCCCTGAGCTCTGGTGCCATCACTTTGATGATGGATGCAAATGGCTGTCATGTTGCACTCCGCTGCTTGCAAAAATTCTCACATGAGCACAAAGCA TTCCTTCTTAATGTGGCCATGGAATATTACTTTGAGCTAGCCCAGGATCGTCAAGGTTGTTGTATCATTCAAAAATGCATTCTTCATGCAAATAAGGAACAGAAGAACCAGTTGTTGTACAATATCACTTCCAGGGCTCTTGAGCTGTCAGAGCATCAGTATGG GAACTATGTTGTACAGTATATTCTTGATCTCCACATTTCATGGGCGACAGATGAAATACTGGACAAGCTGGAAGGTCATTTCGGATCTCTGTCGATGCAAAAAAGTAGCAGCAATGTGGTAGAGAAATGTTTAAAAGAAGCATCGTGGCCTAAACGTGTTAAAATCATTCACGAGCTTATCAATGACCCTAAGTTACTGCATATCTTGATCGACCCATATGGGAACTATGTGATCCAAACAGCGCTCAAGGAGTGTGAG GATGCTGCAGTACGCGCTGTGCTGATCGGAGCCATTAGGCCACATGTTGCTGCTCTTCGAAACAACATGTTTGGGAAGAGAATTCTGTCAAAAACTTACCTGAAGAACAGGAAGCACTAA